A DNA window from Microaerobacter geothermalis contains the following coding sequences:
- the lgt gene encoding prolipoprotein diacylglyceryl transferase, whose product MYQVLLTIGDFELRSYGVIVAIAILLGVGVAHFMARQYGKFENHVLDMTVYVVIGAIIGARLWEVFFFQWGYYSKNLNEILMIWNGGLSIQGGLVGGFVTGIWYTRKHKIPFWEFADIVTPGIILGQAVGRIACFLNGDAFGSPTGSSFGLVYPEGTMAYATYGSQPLWPAEVMEGQWDLIVFAIVLILSKREMPKGYIFLTYNILYSFGRFMLEFLRGDTPRYLFNWTAAQWTSMIVILLALFFMYYLYTKKSPMNSSKAIAKGKTAKRTK is encoded by the coding sequence ATGTACCAAGTATTGTTAACCATTGGAGATTTTGAATTGCGCTCCTATGGAGTGATTGTGGCCATAGCCATTCTTTTAGGTGTGGGTGTGGCTCACTTTATGGCTCGTCAGTATGGAAAATTTGAAAATCATGTATTGGACATGACAGTTTATGTGGTGATTGGAGCGATCATCGGGGCTAGGTTATGGGAAGTTTTCTTTTTCCAGTGGGGATATTACTCCAAAAATTTAAATGAGATTTTGATGATTTGGAACGGCGGTCTTTCCATTCAAGGAGGACTTGTGGGGGGGTTTGTTACTGGAATATGGTATACGAGAAAGCATAAAATTCCTTTCTGGGAATTTGCTGATATAGTTACACCTGGGATCATTCTTGGTCAGGCCGTTGGGAGAATTGCCTGCTTCCTGAACGGGGATGCCTTCGGTTCCCCAACTGGTTCCAGTTTTGGGTTGGTGTATCCGGAAGGAACCATGGCATATGCCACTTATGGAAGCCAGCCCCTTTGGCCAGCAGAAGTGATGGAAGGCCAGTGGGATTTGATTGTTTTTGCCATCGTCTTGATTTTATCCAAGAGGGAAATGCCGAAAGGGTATATTTTCTTGACCTATAACATCCTATACTCTTTTGGTAGATTCATGCTGGAGTTTTTAAGGGGAGACACCCCTCGCTATCTCTTCAACTGGACGGCGGCTCAGTGGACAAGTATGATCGTCATCCTGTTGGCACTGTTCTTTATGTATTATCTCTATACGAAGAAATCACCAATGAACAGCAGCAAGGCGATTGCCAAGGGTAAAACGGCAAAAAGAACAAAGTGA
- a CDS encoding radical SAM/SPASM domain-containing protein: MKGKLGFLNQGPKIVYWEITKRCNAPCLDCTLKKSACDYTEELNTDEAMDVIRDIGQMSAAQLVFQGGEPLLRQDLPKLIAMADKMNISVSMTTNGSLLTKEKAVQLKEMGLRQINLCLEGATHETHDRFHSKNGSFDTVLYATEIGNQSGFRVQYNYTLTKDNVHELPLLMELAKDQRVAVVTVYFRMNARCSQMLDDHLNMDNEKIDEILRQLFHWSINYPFELKPICAPYYYRVIREEAEKMGMLISPRTFGEMSITKGCVSGIKQCFISYRGDVYPCRYLKELAGNVREVPLKDIWNDAPIFQQLRKLEPSGKCGSCEYLTVCGGCRLRSYLAHREIFSEDPDCLYDPQP, translated from the coding sequence GTGAAAGGAAAGCTTGGATTTCTCAACCAAGGACCAAAAATTGTATATTGGGAAATTACAAAAAGGTGTAATGCGCCTTGTCTTGATTGTACCCTCAAGAAATCAGCTTGCGATTACACAGAGGAATTAAATACAGATGAAGCCATGGATGTAATTCGGGACATAGGACAGATGTCTGCCGCTCAACTGGTTTTTCAAGGAGGAGAACCTCTGCTTCGCCAAGATCTTCCGAAATTGATAGCGATGGCAGATAAGATGAATATTTCCGTTTCCATGACAACCAATGGAAGTTTGCTTACTAAGGAAAAAGCTGTGCAGTTAAAGGAAATGGGATTAAGGCAGATCAATTTGTGTTTAGAGGGAGCTACTCATGAAACTCATGATCGTTTTCATAGCAAAAACGGAAGCTTTGATACAGTCCTTTATGCGACAGAAATTGGTAACCAATCAGGTTTTCGTGTTCAATACAATTATACCTTGACAAAAGACAACGTCCATGAACTGCCTCTCCTGATGGAGTTAGCAAAAGATCAAAGGGTTGCTGTCGTTACTGTATACTTTCGGATGAATGCCAGATGCAGTCAAATGCTTGACGACCATTTGAATATGGACAACGAGAAGATTGATGAGATCTTAAGGCAGTTATTTCATTGGTCAATCAATTATCCTTTTGAACTGAAGCCGATCTGTGCTCCCTATTATTACCGGGTTATCCGGGAAGAGGCGGAGAAGATGGGAATGTTAATATCACCTAGAACCTTTGGAGAAATGTCGATTACCAAAGGGTGCGTTTCAGGGATTAAACAATGTTTTATTTCTTATCGTGGGGATGTATATCCCTGCAGGTATTTGAAGGAATTGGCCGGAAATGTGAGAGAAGTACCGTTAAAGGACATCTGGAATGATGCCCCTATTTTTCAACAGTTACGTAAATTGGAGCCATCAGGAAAATGTGGGAGCTGTGAATATTTAACGGTATGTGGAGGATGCCGCCTCAGGAGCTATTTGGCTCATCGTGAGATTTTTTCCGAGGATCCGGACTGCCTGTACGATCCTCAGCCATAG